The genomic region CCGCCCCGCGGATCCTGGTGCTCGACGACACGCTGTCGGCGCTGGACGTGCACACCGAGGCCGTCGTCGAGGAGGCGCTGTCGCGGGTGCTGCACGCGGTGACGGGAATCGTTGTGGCGCACCGGGCTTCGACGGTGCTGCTGGCCGACCGGGTGGCGCTGCTGGAGAACGGCACCATCACCCACGTCGGCACCCACGCCGAACTGCTGGCCTCGGTGCCGCAGTACCGCTACCTGCTGGCCGCCGACGACGAGCTCGACGACGGCTGCGAACGCGAGCCGGTCTGGGAGGACGACGAGGAACGCGCCCGGCTCGACCATCTCGTCGAGGAGGGCCGCCGGTGACGGCCACCGACTGGCGGGGCCGCTTCGAGCAGCCCGCCGACGAGCTGCCCATCGACGAGAGCGTGCCGCGCCGCCGGGAGGCCCGCGCCCTGCTGGGATCGCTGCTGCGGCCCTACCACGCGGTGATCGCCGTGCTGGCGGTGGTGGTGGTCGTCGAGAACGCGGCGCGACTGTCGGTGCCGATCCTGGTCAAGCGCGGTATCGACATCGGCATCCCGCCGATCCTGGCCGGCGGGCCCCCGCACGCGCTGCTGACCATCGTCGGGGTGCTCGCCGGGGTGGTGGTCGTCCAGGCCACCAGCCGGATGTTCTTCCTGCGGCGCTCCGGGCGGATCGGCCAGAAGGTGCTTCTGGAGTTGCGGCGCCGGGTGTTTCGGCACTTCCAGCGGCTCGACATCGCGTTTCACGAGCGCTACACGTCGGGCCGGGTGGTGAGCCGGTCCACCAACGACGTCGAGGCCATCCAGGACATGCTGGAGACCGGCTTCGACGGCCTGATCACCGCGGTGCTGACGCTGTTCGGCACGTCGGTTCTGCTGGTCGTGCTGGACTGGCAGCTCGGGCTGATGTGTCTGGCGGCGTTCCCGGTGCTGGTGGCGCTGGTGTGGTGGTTCCGCAACGAGTCCGCGCGCACCTACCGCCGGGTGCGGGAGAGCGCGGCGCTGGTGATCGTGCAGTTCGTCGAGACGATGACGGGTATCAAGGCCGTGCAGGCCTACCGTCGGGAACCGCGCAACCACGAGATCTTCGAGGAGATCGCCGACCGCTACAAGGACGACAACGAGCGCACCTTCCAGCTGCTGGCGATCTTCATGCCCGGCGTGAAGCTGGTCGGCAACATCACCACCGGCGTGGTGCTGCTGTACGGCGGCTACCGGGTGCTGGGCGGCCAGATGACGATCGGCACGCTGGCGGCGTTCCTGCTGTACCTGCGGATGTTCTTCGAACCGATGCAGGAGATCTCGCAGTTCTTCAACACGTTCCAGTCGGCGTCGTCGGCGCTGGAGAAACTGGCCGGGGTGCTCGCCGAGCAGCCCGGAATCCGGGAACCGGAGCGGCCCGTCGCGCTGCCCACGGTGCGCGGCGAGATCGCGTTCCGCGATGTGCGTTTCGAGTACGTGCCGGGGCGTCCGGTGCTGCCCGGGCTGACGCTGACGGTGCCCGCCGGGCAGACGGTCGCGCTGGTCGGCACCACCGGGGCGGGCAAGACCACGATCGCCAAGCTGATCGCCCGGTTCTACGATCCGACCTCCGGTGCCGTCACGCTGGACGGTGTTGACCTGCGCCGGTTTTCGCAGACCGAGCTGCGCAGGCATGTGGTGATGGTGACGCAGGAGAACTTCATGTTCGACGGCACCATCGCCGACAACATCAGGTTCGGCAGGCCCGAGGCCACCGACGCGGAGGTGATCGCCGCGGCGGCCGCGGTCGGGGTGGACCGGTTCATCGACACGCTGCCCGACGGCTACGACACCGACGTCGCCAAGCGGGGCGGCCGGTTGTCGGCGGGCCAGCGGCAGCTGATCGCGTTCGCGCGGGCGTTCCTCGCCGACCCGGCGGTACTGATCCTCGACGAGGCGACGTCCTCGCTCGACATCCCCAGCGAGCGGCTGGTGCAGCGCGCGCTGGAGACGGTGCTGGCCAACCGCACCGCGCTGGTGATCGCGCACCGGCTCTCGACGGTGCAGAGCGCCGACCGGGTGCTGGTGCTCGAGCACGGCCGCATCGTGGAGGACGGCGCCCCAACGGATCTCATCGCCCGCGACGACGGCCGCTACGCGGCGCTGCACCGCGCCTGGGTGGAGTCGCTGGCCTAGCGGCGCCCGCGCGCCAGCGCGTACATCTCGGTCACCGTGTCGAGAATCTTCGGGGTCAGCATGCCGCCCGCGTACTCGACCCAGCACCAGCTGCGCGCAGGCAGCCGTCCCGACGACGAGGCGGTCATGGGACCGAACACATGCAGCGGACTGCCGCTGGCGTCGAAATCGAAGGTGTAGGAGTCCGATCCCATGCCGACGTCCAGGGTTGCGACCCTGCCGGTGTCGCTGAACGACGGGGTGGCGACGACGTCGTCATGCACCGTGGTGACCCCGTTCTTGAGCTGGTAGCCCGGGCCGAACCGCACGCCGTCGCGGCCCTGCCAGAAGCTGCCGCCGCCGAACGAACCATCGGGGTACTCGTCCAGCCAGGACACCCACATGCCCTGCAGTTGGCGGGCGATCGGCAGTTCGGTGTAGATCCTGCCCGGCGGACCGTAGGCGAAGTCCTGGTGACCGTAGCCGGACACCTCGGTGCCGTCGACGCCGCCGGTGAGGTGGATCAGCTCGTGGCGGTAGTAGACGTCGTCGGCGATACCCGGTTGTGCGGGTACGTGGGTGAGCACGATGTCGCTGACGGTGCGACCGTGCAGCTCCCACCGATTGCCGGCGTCGTACCAGTGAAAGCCGTTGGTATCACGTTCGATCCAGCGTGGAGTACTCCGGGGAACAGGTGGTCCGCATCGCCGTCGAGGGTGTCGGGCAGCGCGCGGAACCCGCAGACCGGCGACACCACGTGGGTCATGCCGGGGATGAAGTCGTCGCAGCCGCGCACACCCCAGTAGCGGCGTCCGGCGTCGTCGCTGACCACCGCGCCGATCCAGATGCCTGCCAGCCCCAGCCCCGCAGCGGGCGTCCAGCCGCGGCGGTAGTGCTCCAGGCCGGGGGTGTGGTGGGTGACCTCGAATCTGATCTCGTTGGACACGCTGTGCTCCTGCTACCGCACCGAATCGAAGAACGTGACCACGTCGTCGACGAACAGTTCGGGCTGCTCGAACGCCGCGAAGTGCCCGCCGCGCGGCATCGTGGTCCAGTGCGTGATGTTGTAGGCGCTCTCGCACCAGCTGCGCGGTGAGCGCAGGATCTCCTTCGGGAACGACGCCACCCCGGTCGGCACCTTCACCGGCTCACCGGCGGTGAACGATCGGAAGCTCTCCCAGTACAGCCGCGCCGACGACGCCGCCGAGGCGGTCACCCAGTACAGCATCACGTTGTCGAGCAGCTCGTCGCGGTGCAGCACGTTCTCCGGATGCCCGTCGCAGTCGGTCCACGACCAGAACTTCTCGACGATCCACGCCAGCTGGCCGACCGGTGAGTCGGTCAGCCCGTAGCCCAGGGTCTGCGGCCGGGTGGACTGCTGTTTGGCGTAGGCGTTGTCCCACTTGCGGTAGTAGTCGAGGCGTTCGATCGCGGCGAGCTCCTCGGCGCTGAACTCGGTGTGTCCCTTCGGCGGTGCGCCCATCGGCATGTTCAGGTGGATCGCGACGCACCCGTCGGCGTTGCGGCCCAGCGCGGTGGTGACCGCCGAGCCCCAGTCGCCGCCCTGCGCGCCGTAGCGGTGGTAGCCGAGTCGGCGCATCAGCGTGTCCCAGGCCGCGGCGATGCGTTCCACGCCCCATCCGGTGCGGGTGGGTTTCCCGGAGAAGCCGTAGCCCGGCAGCGAGGGGCACACCACGTGGTAGCCGCGCTCGGTCAGCGGTTCGATCACCTTGTGGAACTCCACGATCGAGCCGGGCCAGCCGTGGGTGATCACCAGCGGGAACGCGTCGGGCGCCGACGAACGCTGGTGGATGAAGTGGATGTCCAGGCCGTCGATCTCGGTGGTGAAGTGGTCGAACCGGTTCAGTGCGGCTTCGCGTGCCCGCCAGTCGTATTCGTCGGCCCAGTACTCGGCGAGCTCGCGGGTGTAGGCCAGCGGGATGCCCTGGCTCCAGTCGTCGACACACTCGGCTTCGGGCCAGCGGGTGCGGTGCAGTCGCGACCGCAGATCCTCGAGGTCGGCGTCGGGCACGGCGATACGGAACTCGGTGACATCGGGGGTGGCAGAGGACATGAGCGGATCCTGTCACGCAGATGACTTCTCGGGCTGCGAGTAGTCGATATCTGTGTGACATTCAATGCTGTGATCGGACGGCGGCTGTGCGCGGTGCTGGCGGTGGGCTCGGCGGGCCTGCACGCGTCGATGCTCGGCCACGCGGGTTCGCCGGTCGCCACCGCGTTGCTGGCCGTGATGATCGCGGCGTGCCTGTACTGCGCGCGGGATCTGTGGCGCGACGGCCGGGCGCGGGCGTGGGTGGTGGTCGCGCTGATGAACCTCGCGATGATCGCGCTGCACCTGCCCGGACCGGGGCACAGCCACGGCGGCGGTGTGGTCGCGCAGCCGTCGACGCTGATGGGTGTCGCGACCGTGGTCGCGCTGATCGAGGTGGCGGTGGCCGCCGCCGTGCTCTACTTCCGCAGCCGCGGGCAGTACGCGCGGCTCACCGGTACACCAGACCGCTGAGCCGGCGCGTCACCGTGCGGGGCAGCGACGGCCGTGATTCGGTGGTCTGAACCGGCCGTTTCGGCCATCATGGAGCCATGATCTCGGCCGACGATGTGCGCGCACTGCTGCGGTCCGAGGAGAAGGACCCCGTGCTGGTCGTCGTCGAGGGACGTGTCGAGGTGATCGGCGCCGGCCGGCTGGCCGCACCCGAGTACCGCGGAGCGCTCGAGGTGGCCACCCGCGACGACCTCTTCCGGCGCATCGGCGA from Mycolicibacterium phlei harbors:
- a CDS encoding ABC transporter ATP-binding protein; its protein translation is MTATDWRGRFEQPADELPIDESVPRRREARALLGSLLRPYHAVIAVLAVVVVVENAARLSVPILVKRGIDIGIPPILAGGPPHALLTIVGVLAGVVVVQATSRMFFLRRSGRIGQKVLLELRRRVFRHFQRLDIAFHERYTSGRVVSRSTNDVEAIQDMLETGFDGLITAVLTLFGTSVLLVVLDWQLGLMCLAAFPVLVALVWWFRNESARTYRRVRESAALVIVQFVETMTGIKAVQAYRREPRNHEIFEEIADRYKDDNERTFQLLAIFMPGVKLVGNITTGVVLLYGGYRVLGGQMTIGTLAAFLLYLRMFFEPMQEISQFFNTFQSASSALEKLAGVLAEQPGIREPERPVALPTVRGEIAFRDVRFEYVPGRPVLPGLTLTVPAGQTVALVGTTGAGKTTIAKLIARFYDPTSGAVTLDGVDLRRFSQTELRRHVVMVTQENFMFDGTIADNIRFGRPEATDAEVIAAAAAVGVDRFIDTLPDGYDTDVAKRGGRLSAGQRQLIAFARAFLADPAVLILDEATSSLDIPSERLVQRALETVLANRTALVIAHRLSTVQSADRVLVLEHGRIVEDGAPTDLIARDDGRYAALHRAWVESLA
- a CDS encoding epoxide hydrolase family protein; translation: MSSATPDVTEFRIAVPDADLEDLRSRLHRTRWPEAECVDDWSQGIPLAYTRELAEYWADEYDWRAREAALNRFDHFTTEIDGLDIHFIHQRSSAPDAFPLVITHGWPGSIVEFHKVIEPLTERGYHVVCPSLPGYGFSGKPTRTGWGVERIAAAWDTLMRRLGYHRYGAQGGDWGSAVTTALGRNADGCVAIHLNMPMGAPPKGHTEFSAEELAAIERLDYYRKWDNAYAKQQSTRPQTLGYGLTDSPVGQLAWIVEKFWSWTDCDGHPENVLHRDELLDNVMLYWVTASAASSARLYWESFRSFTAGEPVKVPTGVASFPKEILRSPRSWCESAYNITHWTTMPRGGHFAAFEQPELFVDDVVTFFDSVR